AAGTGATCAAGGGGGCAACCTCAATTTATGGTAATGGCGCCTCGGGTGGCATCATTAACTACATCACCAAGAAGGCAAGTAGTGATGATAAAGCCAGAATCCAGCTAGGCGCATCGAGCAAATTCAGCGCTGTAAAGTTCGAAGACACCCCGGGCTACCGTTTCGATGCATCCATAGACGGGACTATCGATAAATTCAGCTATGTATTAACGGGGGCGATGGAAGAAACCGGTTTACAACGCGATTCACAAGGCGATGTGATAGGCCTTAAATACGGATTATCAGAGAGTAAATCGAAGAATCTATTCACTAAACTCGGCTATGCTTTCGATGAAGAAAAGTATCTGCAGCTGACCTATAACTATTACGATGCTCAACAGAAAACCGATTATGTGGACGTGGTTGGCAGCGTCAATAGCGGCGTTAAAACCTATGCCATCAAGGATACTTCTGGAGCCCCAAAACTGGGGGTACCTCAGGGTCCCCGCGGTAATCACAACTTAATGCTGAAATATGTGGATGAAGAGATCTTCAGTAACACTCAACTCACACTCGATGGTTATGCTCAGGTCATCGAAAACATGTTCTTCTATTCCACACGACTATCGAACCCAAGTGCAGGTTACGCTGGCGGACAATCTCTGATTAAATCCGATAAGAAAGGGATTCGGGTCAACTTCAACACTCAGCTAGACTGGGATAATGTCGAGGTCAGTTTCATCTATGGACTGGATGCACTCAATGATGTCAGCTCCCAACCTCTGGATGACGGTCGGATCTGGGTGCCTGAAATGGACATGACCAATTTGGCCGCCTACCTACAGACCAAGATAGTGATAGATGGAGATTGGATTATTAAGGCGGGAGTTCGTCAAGACAGTGTCGATCTCAGCGTCGATGACTACCAGACACTGAAAGTGTGCAAAAGTGCCGATACCTGCTCGGTACCTATGGATGTTAAGGGGGGTGATATTGATTATGACACCACCACCTTCAATGTCGGCGTCAGATACAATATGAATGACTATTTCAGCCCATTTATCAGCTTCTCCCAGGGCTCTGACATCTCAGATCTTGGCCGCTTACTGCGTACCGCCACTGTCGATGATATATCGCTTATTCGTACAGAGGCCTCAATAGTCGACAACTACGAAGTCGGTGTGTCGGGGCAAGTTGCCGATTTAACCTATGAATTTGCCGCCTATCGCAGCAACTCAGAGCTAGGCACAGGCAGTAAATATATCGTTGAGACTGGTGTTTACATGCCTGTTCGTGAGCCACAAAAAATATGGGGATACGAAGCTCAGCTTAGCTATCAGATACAAGAAAACTTAACCTCCAGTGTCAGCTACAGCTGGATAGAAGGTAAAAATACCGAAACTGATACCTATCTCGATGGTAAGACAATCTCTGCACCTAAGTTCACAGCGACACTGGACTGGCAGCCAATAGAAGAAGTTAGAATCGGTGTTAACTATCTTTATGTTGGTGACCGTAAACGCTTCGAGCCTGTAGATGGTAAATATGTCGGTACACTCGGGCCAGTGAGTAGCTATAACCTAGTGAACTTGAGCAGCAGTTACCAGATCGACAACTGGCAGCTGTCTCTGGGAATTGAAAACCTACTGAACCAAGATTACTACTCGGCTCGCTCTCAGGCTTATACCTATTCAGGCTATAACACCAAAGGTTTAGGCACCACAGTAAATCTTGGCGTTAAAACCAGCTTCTGATTTAACTCATAACTCTTAATGAAGGGCAGCAGGCTTGCCCTTCTTTAAGGCACAGTTACATACAGATTAATCAATAACACTAGCACCAAGAAATTATTCTCCAATCAGAAGTTCAATAGTTAACACCCATACAATCCACTTAAAACCCTATCCAAAAATAACAAACTCAGTCATAAATATGGTTAAAGGTTAAATTTCAGATATAGCTAAAATTCATGCTTTAGAAATATTTTAATTAGTAACGACTAATATCCATTGTGTCTTAAACAGGTTCGGCATCTAACGCCATCACTCAAGTTACTCCCCTTACACATGTTTTAAACACGCCTGTAACTCTTGTCCAGCCTGACTTTTAATAAAAAACATAGCTTGATTAGACCCAATAACTAAGATAACAATAATAACAAGCGGTCATTTTTCATACAGACCGCTAATAACAAAATACTCATTCAACAAGACTCAGTAACAAAACAGTCAACAAACCCCTGGGGAATAATATGAACAGATGGATCTACACACTTATAATCTTACTCTTAAGCTTATCAAGTTCATTCAATGCTACGGCCAGCACATCAACATCGGCGACTAAATATCCCATAGTACTGGTGCATGGCTTATTTGGTTTCGATGATATTTGGGGAATTGATTACTTCTACAAAATACCTCAAACCCTACAGCAACAAGGTGCTCAAGTATTTGTCGCCAACGTATCTCCGGCTAATTCCAGTGAAGTCCGAGGCGAGCAGCTACGCAATTATGTACAAGCCGTGCTGGCACAAACGGGAGCCGATAAAGTTAACCTAATCGGTCATAGCCATGGCAGTCCAACCATACGTTATGTCGCCAGTGTCAGCCCTGAAATGGTGGCATCGGTTACCTCTATCGGTGGCGTAAATTGGGGCAGCAATGTTGCCGATTTCGTCCGCGGTGCAATACCTGCCGACTCGGCGATAGAATGGCTTGCTCAGCAAGGTTTTAATTCCTTAGCCGCGATCATTGCCGGGATCTCAGGCAATAGTGGTTTACCCACTGACACTATCGCCGCGATGGAGTCACTCACGACCTCAGGCTCAGTTGCATTTAATCAGCGCTACCCCGAAGGTATTCCGGCCCAATTCTGTGGCCAAGGTTCAGCACTCGCCGACAACGGTGTGTACTACTTCTCCTGGTCCGGTGCCAGTCAACTCACCCATGTGTTCGATGTCAG
This portion of the Shewanella violacea DSS12 genome encodes:
- a CDS encoding TonB-dependent receptor; this encodes MSFSLSQTAIATRCALLCLALPSLSVLADDNARSPADSSMERMIITGSRSVERIDEVPSSVTLIDKKMLKQDMLISSELQNILAFRVPGMAPSSGTSSNSGQTLRGRKALIMIDGVPQSTPLRNGQLGIRSIDAGAIERIEVIKGATSIYGNGASGGIINYITKKASSDDKARIQLGASSKFSAVKFEDTPGYRFDASIDGTIDKFSYVLTGAMEETGLQRDSQGDVIGLKYGLSESKSKNLFTKLGYAFDEEKYLQLTYNYYDAQQKTDYVDVVGSVNSGVKTYAIKDTSGAPKLGVPQGPRGNHNLMLKYVDEEIFSNTQLTLDGYAQVIENMFFYSTRLSNPSAGYAGGQSLIKSDKKGIRVNFNTQLDWDNVEVSFIYGLDALNDVSSQPLDDGRIWVPEMDMTNLAAYLQTKIVIDGDWIIKAGVRQDSVDLSVDDYQTLKVCKSADTCSVPMDVKGGDIDYDTTTFNVGVRYNMNDYFSPFISFSQGSDISDLGRLLRTATVDDISLIRTEASIVDNYEVGVSGQVADLTYEFAAYRSNSELGTGSKYIVETGVYMPVREPQKIWGYEAQLSYQIQENLTSSVSYSWIEGKNTETDTYLDGKTISAPKFTATLDWQPIEEVRIGVNYLYVGDRKRFEPVDGKYVGTLGPVSSYNLVNLSSSYQIDNWQLSLGIENLLNQDYYSARSQAYTYSGYNTKGLGTTVNLGVKTSF
- a CDS encoding esterase/lipase family protein gives rise to the protein MNRWIYTLIILLLSLSSSFNATASTSTSATKYPIVLVHGLFGFDDIWGIDYFYKIPQTLQQQGAQVFVANVSPANSSEVRGEQLRNYVQAVLAQTGADKVNLIGHSHGSPTIRYVASVSPEMVASVTSIGGVNWGSNVADFVRGAIPADSAIEWLAQQGFNSLAAIIAGISGNSGLPTDTIAAMESLTTSGSVAFNQRYPEGIPAQFCGQGSALADNGVYYFSWSGASQLTHVFDVSDYPLSLTGLLFNEPNDGLVSSCSSHLGLVIKDNYKMNHLDEVNQTFGLVSWFDTNPVTLYRQHLNRLAQLGL